The following proteins are encoded in a genomic region of Neoarius graeffei isolate fNeoGra1 chromosome 6, fNeoGra1.pri, whole genome shotgun sequence:
- the LOC132887556 gene encoding extracellular calcium-sensing receptor-like produces MTLPLLWLLLLHFSNFSATLETQCTLQNNFEPGFMAGGDFVIGGIFPLHYNQEMPDLNCSYKPGPVQCNGFDPRAFRWALTMKLAVEEINNSSELLPNHTLGYKIFDSCAYPLTGQRAALAVMNGPMEADRPMCSGASPMLAIIGESGSAQSIVVSRILRPFKIPMISYFSSCACLSDRREFPTFFRVIPSDAYQVKAIAKLLIHFNWTWVGVLRGDHAYGHSALQGLLSELEDTSVCVSYQEMIPLLYDSQRAIEIIHVMNSSSARVVVVFSAEGELTPFLKDYMKLNITGIQWIASEAWVTASVFTGSEYYPFLGGTIGFGIRQGYIPKMKEYIITVNPQLYPSNTLVQELWGALYGCSPLSSSTRSTQLPLCTGQETLNKQHSAYMNTSSPRIAYNVYKGVYAIAHSLHNLISCKPGNGPFNNSMCADSTKVYPWQLQHYLQEVSFTISGETVNFDMNGDSIPSYDLINWQKGTAGNIELVNVGMYDGARKAGSELVIYDTAITWSRDKTEVPVSVCSNSCPPGSRKAIRPGEPLCCFDCVPCDSGKISNQTDSVDCMVCPEDYWSNTDGTVCIPKVIEFLSHDAMGLTLTVIAVVGACVTLAVLAIFLYHRNTPIVRMNNSELSFFILFSLTLCFLCALIFIGEPTSWSCMLRHTAFSITFSLCISCILGKTLVVLAVFTATQPGNNLMKWLGPIQQRIIIFSSTLVQVIICAAWLISSPPFPYKNTQYQHSKIILDCRVGSELAFWCVLGYIGMLAFLCFILAFLARKLPGNFNEAKFITFSMLIFCAVWLAFIPAYVSSPGKFTTAVEIFAILASSFGLLLCLFAPKCYIILLKPEKNTKQHLMGK; encoded by the exons ATGACTCTCCCACTTCTGTGGCTCCTGCTGCTCCACTTTTCCAACTTCAGTGCAACTTTGGAAACTCAGTGCACTCTGCAGAATAATTTTGAGCCAGGATTCATGGCTGGTGGAGACTTTGTTATTGGTGGCATTTTTCCATTGCATTACAATCAGGAAATGCCAGATCTAAACTGCTCATACAAACCAGGACCAGTGCAATGTAATGG GTTTGATCCCAGAGCATTCCGTTGGGCTTTGACTATGAAACTTGCTGTGGAGGAAATTAACAACAGCAGTGAGCTGCTACCTAACCACACTCTAGGTTATAAAATATTTGATTCCTGTGCCTATCCTTTAACTGGTCAAAGAGCAGCTCTGGCTGTTATGAATGGACCAATGGAAGCAGACAGGCCCATGTGTTCAGGTGCTAGCCCGATGTTGGCCATCATTGGTGAATCTGGGTCAGCTCAATCTATTGTGGTGTCTAGAATTTTACGACCTTTCAAGATTCCAATG ATCAGCTACTTCTCATCCTGTGCCTGTCTCAGTGACAGACGAGAATTTCCCACTTTCTTTAGGGTCATCCCCAGTGATGCGTATCAGGTGAAAGCAATTGCCAAGCTGCTGATACATTTCAACTGGACATGGGTGGGTGTGCTTAGAGGTGACCATGCATATGGGCACTCTGCCCTGCAGGGACTGCTTAGTGAGCTGGaggacacaagtgtgtgtgtgtcttatcaGGAGATGATTCCCCTGCTCTATGACAGCCAGAGAGCAATAGAGATCATCCATGTGATGAACAGCTCCAGTGCTcgagtggtggtggtgttttcagCTGAAGGGGAACTCACACCCTTTCTGAAAGACTATATGAAACTGAATATTACTGGAATTCAGTGGATTGCCAGTGAGGCCTGGGTAACAGCTTCAGTGTTCACAGGAAGTGAGTACTACCCTTTCCTGGGAGGCACGATTGGCTTTGGGATACGGCAGGGATATATTCCAAAGATGAAAGAGTATATAATAACAGTAAACCCACAGTTGTACCCATCCAACACTCTGGTGCAGGAACTGTGGGGTGCTCTGTATGGGTGTTCTCCCCTTTCCTCCTCGACCCGTAGTACTCAGCTGCCCCTCTGCACTGGACAAGAGACACTCAACAAGCAACACTCTGCCTACATGAACACATCTAGTCCTCGCATTGCTTATAATGTATACAAAGGCGTGTATGCTATTGCTCACTCCCTTCACAATCTCATTTCCTGTAAACCTGGAAATggcccattcaataactccatgtgTGCTGATAGCACTAAAGTCTATCCATGGCAG CTCCAGCATTACCTGCAAGAAGTCTCATTTACTATCTCAGGTGAGACAGTCAACTTTGATATGAATGGTGACTCGATCCCATCCTACGACCTGATCAACTGGCAGAAGGGCACAGCTGGAAATATTGAGCTGGTTAATGTGGGCATGTATGATGGGGCTCGAAAGGCCGGGAGTGAGTTGGTCATATATGACACAGCTATCACATGGTCCAGAGACAAGACTGAG GTGCCAGTCTCTGTTTGCAGTAACAGCTGCCCTCCGGGATCTAGGAAAGCTATCCGTCCAGGGGAGCCTTTGTGCTGCTTTGACTGTGTACCATGTGACAGTGGCAAGATTAGTAATCAGACAG ATTCAGTAGACTGCATGGTCTGTCCTGAAGATTATTGGTCCAACACTGATGGAACAGTGTGTATTCCTAAGGTCATTGAGTTCCTTTCCCATGATGCAATGGGATTAACACTGAcagttattgctgttgttggggcCTGTGTCACCTTAGCTGTTCTTGCAATTTTTCTTTACCACAGAAACACTCCAATTGTGCGTATGAATAACTCCGAGCTGAGTTTCTTCATTTTGTTTTCCTTGACCTTGTGTTTCCTGTGTGCACTGATCTTTATTGGGGAGCCCACATCCTGGTCATGCATGCTGCGCCACACTGCTTTCAGCATCACTTTCTCACTCTGCATCTCGTGCATCCTGGGAAAAACCTTAGTGGTTCTTGCTGTTTTCACAGCCACCCAGCCTGGAAATAATTTGATGAAATGGCTCGGGCCTATACAGCAGAGGATCATCATCTTTAGCAGCACCCTTGTCCAGGTGATCATCTGTGCTGCATGGCTCATATCCTCCCCTCCATTCCCCTATAAAAACACTCAGTATCAGCACTCTAAGATCATTTTAGACTGCAGGGTGGGATCTGAGCTGGCCTTCTGGTGTGTACTAGGCTATATTGGCATGTTGGCCTTTTTGTGTTTCATTTTGGCCTTTCTGGCTCGTAAATTACCTGGAAATTTTAATGAGGCTAAATTTATTACTT